A window of Vigna unguiculata cultivar IT97K-499-35 chromosome 4, ASM411807v1, whole genome shotgun sequence contains these coding sequences:
- the LOC114181513 gene encoding uncharacterized protein LOC114181513: MTELREEILSRSYVGDEEDGENVDEKGAEGLHKEADVEVEVEQRDQEDEIGERLHKGFDLNSESDVEQFGEVLALQVIAPYDPQQPSFDSLGVDLMKLYHTVTYARTLYRLVANINGQILGTSKCSGFAPGKMVDNMVVLFGASTMMYFQRRKYGHVKRVAFNPLYASHVLNDSRRMKINRRQWTLKDYEAYFRAGLISVEDIVDADFLFAPMVHEGHWWCYAVNCQQKKLYVLDSIGHSNKNRKRVDNAIAYNMGLLFGMLLKCGDEYLIFEAECQNTPIQPNLYDCGIIVLQMMELWDGQKKFDGNTMPDYTNDQLQQIRQ, encoded by the exons ATGACGGAATTGCGTGAAGAAATATTGTCTAGATCTTATGTAGGGGATGAAGAAGATGGAGAAAATGTTGACGAGAAGGGTGCAGAAGGTCTACACAAAGAAGCCGATGTTGAGGTTGAGGTTGAACAGCGTGATCAGGAGGATGAAATTGGTGAACGTCTTCATAAAGGTTTTGATTTGAACTCCGAATCTGATGTTGAACAGTTTGGGGAGGTTTTAGCACTTCAAGTGATTGCTCCATATGATCCACAACAGCCATCATTTGATTCATTAGGGGTTGACTTGATGAAGTTGTACCACACTGTTACTTATGCCCGTACTCTTTATAG GTTGGTGGCCAATATAAATGGCCAAATTTTGGGTACCTCTAAATGCTCTGGTTTTGCTCCTGGCAAAATGGTGGACAATATG GTTGTTTTGTTCGGTGCAAGCACAATGATGTACTTTCAACGACGTAAATATGGTCATGTCAAGCGAGTAGCTTTCAATCCGTTATATGCG AGTCATGTTCTTAACGACTCACGAAGGATGAAGATTAATAGACGGCAATGGACATTGAAAGACTATGAGGCTTACTTTCGTGCAGGATTGATTTCTGTGGAGGATATTGTGGATGCTGATTTT TTGTTTGCCCCGATGGTGCATGAAGGTCATTGGTGGTGCTATGCTGTAAATTGTCAACAGAAGAAGCTTTATGTCTTGGATTCAATTGGACATTCCAATAAAAATCGCAAAAGAGTAGATAATGCCATT GCTTATAATATGGGATTGCTTTTTGGTATGCTGTTGAAATGTGGTGATGAATATCTAATCTTTGAAGCAGAATGCCAGAATACTCCTATTCAACCAAACTT GTATGACTGTGGGATTATTGTTCTTCAAATGATGGAGTTGTGGGATGGTCAGAAGAAATTTGATGGCAATACCATGCCTGACTACACCAAT GACCAACTACAACAGATTAGGCAGTAA
- the LOC114181512 gene encoding UPF0481 protein At3g47200-like: MSETPFLNRNFSELEKAKERPQNTVPKIQKVAHYLRDRKHSKKHYSPRLVSIGPIHHGEPNLELGEKYKLMWAAKYLERTNQDAETLYRKFASHVKQFKQRYAEDVIRDFRGDDENLSWVLFVDGCSLLQILDKGNLSHPEDLNVKVDQLVLVWQDVLLLENQLPYEVLKLLSGHQNDDTLVNSMNNFLKCHHLSPNRSEQRRKIHGASKFKKNEDRTLDEDGDTSVYVRSEDSLRQEHIIDISKDSPFHLLDQLRRYILDDAQKEPHHRKGDAQKGKKKKKKNEDLDMTTYRNIEELKAAGIKLKVQKSRRLRDISFSYRWMWLRAELTLPEITVDDTTAPTFHNLIAYEMCPDFENKFEISSFVAFMDSLIDHPEDVKELRSAKVLHNSLGSDEEVAKLFNTISTDLVPNSESYLGVRRKIEKHYRKRHRAWLALGYHTYFNNPWSIIAFLAALLALVLTFIQTWFAIHPVC, encoded by the exons ATGAGTGAGACACCATTCCTGAACAGGAACTTTAGTGAACTAGAAAAGGCAAAGGAAAGACCACAAAATACAGTTCCAAAGATACAAAAGGTAGCACATTATCTCCGAGATCGAAAGCATTCGAAGAAGCATTACTCTCCCAGGTTGGTTTCTATTGGTCCAATCCATCATGGTGAACCGAACCTGGAGCTGGGAGAAAAATACAAACTTATGTGGGCAGCAAAGTACCTTGAACGCACCAACCAAGATGCTGAAACTCTGTATCGAAAGTTTGCATCACACgtcaaacaattcaaacaacggTATGCTGAGGATGTCATCAGAGACTTCCGTGGTGACGATGAAAACCTCTCGTGGGTGCTATTTGTGGATGGCTGTTCTCTGCTACAAATCTTGGACAAGGGAAACCTTAGTCATCCCGAAGACTTGAATGTTAAGGTTGACCAACTGGTTCTTGTGTGGCAGGATGTGCTTCTGTTAGAGAACCAGCTTCCCTATGAAGTGCTTAAACTCTTGTCAGGCCACCAGAATGATGACACACTGGTTAACAGCATGAACAATTTTCTTAAGTGCCACCATTTGTCACCAAATAGATCAGAGCAAAGACGAAAAATTCATGGCGCGAGcaagtttaagaaaaatgaagacAG AACATTGGATGAAGATGGGGACACAAGCGTTTATGTGAGGAGTGAAGACTCCCTTCGTCAAGAACACATAATAGACATAAGCAAGGACTCACCTTTTCATCTTCTGGATCAGCTTCGCAGGTACATCCTCGACGACGCTCAAAAGGAACCCCACCATCGGAAAGGTGACGCACAAAAggggaaaaagaagaagaaaaaaaacgaaGATTTGGACATGACAACATACAGGAACATAGAGGAGCTGAAAGCAGCAGGGATTAAACTGAAGGTACAAAAATCACGCAGACTCAGAGATATTTCCTTCTCTTATCGGTGGATGTGGCTTCGTGCTGAACTCACACTTCCAGAGATCACAGTTGATGACACAACAGCTCCTACTTTTCACAACCTGATAGCGTATGAGATGTGTCCAGATTTTGAGAACAAGTTCGAGATTAGTTCCTTTGTGGCTTTCATGGACTCCCTCATCGACCACCCTGAGGATGTGAAGGAGCTGAGATCAGCGAAGGTTCTCCACAATTCACTTGGGAGTGATGAAGAAGTGGCGAAACTCTTCAACACTATAAGTACTGACTTGGTGCCTAACAGTGAGAGCTATTTAGGTGTTAGACGGAAAATTGAAAAGCATTATAGGAAGAGACACAGAGCATGGCTTGCTCTTGGTTATCATACTTATTTCAACAACCCTTGGTCAATCATTGCTTTCCTTGCTGCTCTTCTTGCTCTGGTTCTCACTTTCATCCAAACTTGGTTTGCTATTCACCCTGTTTGTTGA
- the LOC114182578 gene encoding UPF0481 protein At3g47200-like has product MIETPYLRQNFTKLQKAKETAKSTAPKVQKVASYLRDRKHSKKHYLPRLVSIGPIDHDKRKLELGENYKLMWAAMYLERTQQHDQTLYQRIASNIEQLKERFAEDVIRDFPGDVEKLSWMLFVDGCSLLQILDRGNLRHPEDLNVKVDQLVLVLQDVLLLENQIPYEVLKLLSDHQNDDTLVDSMNKFLDTNHHLSPANKDRKGKDQCKAKFDNKEGNRSLDEYGYTSDYIRNEDTLHQEHKIEVGKGSPFHLLDQLHRRVVGGESQHQNTKRCFDTTTYRNIKELRAAGIKLKLGKSRRLRDIFFSYRWKFLCADLTLPEITVDDTTATTFHNLIAYEMCPDFENKFEISSFVAFMDSLIDHPEDVKELRSAKVLHNSLGSDEEVANLFNTISADLVPNCEIYSDVRREIEKHYKKKYRAWIALGYHTYFSNPWAIIGFFAALFALVLTFIQTWFAIPPKC; this is encoded by the exons ATGATTGAGACACCATACCTCAGACAGAACTTTACCAAACTACAAAAGGCAAAGGAAACAGCAAAAAGTACAGCTCCAAAGGTACAAAAGGTAGCAAGTTATCTCCGAGATCGAAAGCATTCGAAGAAGCATTACTTACCCAGGTTAGTTTCAATTGGTCCAATCGATCATGATAAACGGAAGCTGGAGCTGGGAGAAAACTACAAGCTTATGTGGGCAGCAATGTACCTTGAACGCACCCAACAACATGATCAAACTCTGTATCAAAGGATTGCATCAAATATCGAACAATTGAAAGAACGGTTTGCCGAGGATGTCATCAGAGACTTCCCTGGTGATGTTGAAAAGCTGTCGTGGATGCTATTTGTGGATGGATGTTCTCTGCTACAAATCTTGGACAGGGGAAACCTTAGACATCCCGAAGACTTGAATGTTAAGGTTGACCAACTGGTTCTTGTGTTGCAGGATGTGCTTTTGTTGGAGAACCAGATTCCCTATGAAGTGCTTAAACTCTTGTCAGACCACCAGAACGATGACACACTGGTAGACAGCATGAACAAGTTTCTTGATACCAACCATCATTTGTCACCAGCTAATAAAGACCGAAAAGGAAAAGATCAATGCAAGGCCAAGTTTGATAACAAGGAAGGAAACAG GTCATTGGATGAATACGGGTACACAAGCGATTATATAAGGAATGAAGATACCCTTCATCAAGAACACAAAATAGAGGTGGGCAAGGGGTCACCTTTTCATCTTCTGGACCAGCTTCACAGACGTGTGGTTGGTGGTGAGTCACAACATCAGAACACAAAGAGGTGCTTCGACACGACAACATACAGGAACATAAAGGAGCTGAGAGCAGCAGGGATTAAACTGAAGTTAGGAAAATCACGCAGGCTGAGAGACATCTTCTTCTCTTATCGCTGGAAGTTTCTTTGTGCCGACCTCACACTTCCTGAGATAACAGTTGATGATACAACAGCTACTACTTTTCATAACCTGATAGCGTATGAGATGTGTCCAGATTTTGAGAACAAGTTCGAGATTAGTTCCTTTGTGGCTTTCATGGACTCGCTCATCGACCACCCTGAGGATGTGAAGGAGCTGAGATCAGCGAAGGTTCTGCACAATTCACTTGGGAGTGATGAGGAAGTGGCGAACCTCTTCAACACCATAAGCGCTGACTTGGTGCCCAACTGTGAGATCTATTCAGATGTTAGACGAGAAATCGAAAAGCACTATAAGAAGAAATATAGGGCTTGGATTGCTCTTGGTTATCATACTTATTTTAGTAACCCTTGGGCAATCATTGGTTTTTTTGCTGCCCTTTTTGCCCTAGTTCTCACTTTCATCCAAACTTGGTTTGCCATTCCCCCTAAATGCTGA